Within the Comamonadaceae bacterium OTU4NAUVB1 genome, the region CCCACGATGGCGACGATCACCTCGCGGAAGGTCAGCATGCCGACCAGGTCGCCGTGCTCCATGACGACCAGCGAGCCGATGTCCTTCTCGGCCATCGCGGTGGCCGCGGCGGTCAACGGCTCGTCGGGCGTGACGGTGTAGAGCGTGTTGCCCTTGACACGCAGGATGTCGCTGACTTTCATGGGGGTTCTCCGTGGGGAAGCGCGCCGTTCGGCGGGGATGTGCATTTTTACACGGCCGCGCGGCGCCCACCCACACAATGGCGGACCCGAATTCCTCCATGAGACACCCCCGATGCCCGGTTACTCCGACCCTGGTTTCGACACGCTGGCGCTGCACGCCGGCGCGTCGCCCGACCCCGCCACCGGCGCGCGCGCCGTGCCGATCCACCTCACCACCTCGTTCGTCTTCGAGTCCAGCGACCACGCCGCGGCGCTCTTCAATCTGGAGCGCGCCGGCCACGTCTACAGCCGCATCAGCAACCCGACCAACGCCGTGCTGGAGCAGCGCGTGGCGGCGCTCGAAGGCGGCATCGGCGCCATCGCCACGGCCAGCGGACAGGCCGCGCTGCACCTGAGCGTGGCCACGCTGATGGGCGCGGGCTCGCACATCGTGGCGAGCACGGCGCTCTACGGGGGCTCGCAGAACCTGCTGAACTACACGATGCGGCGCTTCGGCATCGACACCACCTTCGTCGCGCCCGGCGACCTCGACGGCTGGCGCGCCGCGATCCGCCCGGACACCAAGCTGCTGTTCGGCGAGACCGTGGGCAACCCCGGCCTTGACGTGCTGGACATCCCGGCGGTGAGCGACATCGCCCACGCGGCCGGCGTGCCGCTGCTGGTCGACTCCACCCTGACCTCGCCCTACCTGATCAGGCCCTTCGATCACGGCGCCGACCTGGTCTACCACTCGGCGACCAAGTTCCTCTCCGGCCACGGCACCGTGATCGGCGGCGTGGTGGTGGACGGCGGCAGCTTCGACTGGGAACGCTCGGGCCGCTTCGCCGAGCTGACCCAGGCCTACGACGGCTTCCACGGCATGGTCTTCAGCGAGGAGAGCACCGTCGGCGCCTTCCTGCTGCGCGCGCGCCGCGAGGGGCTGCGCGACTTCGGCGCCTCGATGAGCCCGCACACGGCCTGGCTGATCCTGCAGGGCATCGAGACCCTGCCGCTGCGCATGGAGCGCCACATCGACAACACGCAGAAGGTGGTCGAGTTCCTGGCCGAGCACCCGTTCGTCGCGCGCGTGGGCCATCCGCTGATGCCCTCGCACCCGAGCCACGCGCTGGCCGGCAGGCTGCTGCGCCACGGCGCGCGCGGGGCCGGCGCGGTGTTCAGCTTCGACCTGAAGGGCAGCCGCGCGCAGGGCAAGGCTTTCGTCGAGGGGCTGCGCCTGTTCAGCCACCTGGCCAACGTCGGCGACTGCCGCAGCCTGGTGATCCATCCGGCGAGCACCACGCACTTCCGCATGACCGACGCGGCGCTGGCCGGCGCGGGCATCTCGCAGGGCACGATCCGCCTGTCGATCGGGCTGGAGGACCCCGCCGACCTGATCGACGACCTGAAGCGCGCCTTGAAGGCCGCCGAGAAGGCGGAGGCCTGAGATGCACTTCATCGTCCAGGGCCACGCCACCTACGCCTACACCGGCGGCAAGGCCTTCGATGCCGGCCGGCCCACGGTGGTGTTCGTCCACGGCGTGCTCAACGACCACAGCGTGTGGATCCTGCAGAGCCGCTGGTTCGCCAACCACGGCTGGAACGTGCTGGCGATCGACCTGCCCGGGCACTGCCGCAGCGCCGGCGCGCCGCCCGAGAGCGTGGCGGCGGCTTCGCGCTTCGTCGTCGAGCTGCTGGACGCCGCGGGCATCGACCGGGCGGCGCTGGTGGGCCACAGCTTCGGCTCGCTGATCGCGCTGGAGACCGCCGCGCGCGCGCCGGCTCGGGTCACGCACCTGGCGATGGTCGGCACGGCCTATCCGATGAAGGTGTCGCCGGCGCTGCTGGCGGGGTCGCTGGCGACGCCGCTGCGTGCCATCGACCAGATCAACGTCTTCTCGCATTCGTCATTGGCGCCGCCGCCCTCCTCCGGCCCCGGCAACTGGCTGCAAGGCGGCTCGCGCGCCCTGATGCGGCGGGTGCTGGCCTCCAACCGCGAGACCAACGTCTTCCACACCGGCTTCAAGGCCTGCGACGACTACGCCGGCGGCGAAGCGGCCATGGACGCGGTGGCGGCGGCCGGCTGCCCGCTGCTGTTCCTGCTGGGGGCGGCCGACCAGATGACGCCGCCGCGCGCCGCGCGCGACCTCGCCGCCCGGGCGCCGCAGGCGAAGGTGGTGACGGTGGCGGCGGGTCACGCGCTCATGAGCGAGGCGCCCGACGCGGTGCTGTTCGCGCTGCGCGACTTCCTAGGCGCCTGAGCCGGTCACCTCGAAACGCGCCGGCGCCGCCGCCAGCGCGTCGAGCAGCGCGGCCACGCCGGCGTCCGACGGGCGGGCCGCCCGCAGGGCCGCGAGCGTGCGCGCCAGCGTCGCGGCGTGCGGCAGCAGCGGGCCCATGAAGCGGGTGCCTCCGGCGTCGGCCACCAGCACGGTCGGAAAGGTCTCGATGTCGAAGTCGCCGGCGATGTCGGCGTCGTCCTCGATGTCGACCCAGGCGAAGCGCAGGTGCGGATGCGCGCGGGCCACCGACTCGAACAGCGGCCGGTAGTCGCGGCAGGTGCCGCACCACTGCGCGCACAGGCACACCACCCAGGACGACGGATCGCGGGACGGAACGGCGGGCGGCGGAGCGGCGGTCATGGGCGCGGAGGGGCCGGAGGCGGCGGACGGGGAAACAGGAAGCACGAAGCAGAAGGCGGGAGGCGGCGGTCGGGGGAGTCGCGCCCCGGGGACTCGGCCGCGCATTGGGCGCGTCGGCGCGGGGGTCGGAACGCGGCCGGTATCATGCCACCGGACCTTTCTCGCGGCCGCTCCAGGCCCTTTCCCCCCTCCCCGCATGCAACCCTCCACCCGCCCGACCGCCTCCGTCGCCGCCACCCGCGCCCTGGCGGTGGGCAGCCTGATCGGGCTGATCGTGCTGGGCCTGGCGTGGGAGATGTGGCTGGCGCCGCTGCGCCCGGGCGGCTCGGTGCTGGCGCTCAAGGTGCTGCCGCTGGTGGTGCCGCTGGCCGGGCTGCTCAAGCACCGCATGTACACCTACCGCTGGGTCAGCCTGATGGTCTGGCTCTATTTCACCGAGGGCGTGGTGCGCGCCTGGAGCGACGCCGTGCCGCTGAGCCGCGCCCTCGCCGGGCTGGAGATCGCGCTGTGCCTGGCGCTGTTCGCCGCCTGCGCCTGGCACGTGCGGCTGCGCCTGCGCCACGGCATCGACCCGGTGGCCGCGCCCCGACTGGAAACCCCGAACCCATGACCTCCTCCTCGTCCCATTCCCTCCTGCTCGACGCCCTGCGCGCCATCGTGGGCGCGTCTCACGTGCTCACCGACGACGGCGGCAGCGACCTCACCGCCTACGAACGCGAGTGGCGCGGCCGCCTGCGCGGCAAGGCGCTGGCCGTCGTGCGCCCGGCCACGGCGCGCCAGGTCGCCGACGTCGTCAAGGCCTGCGCGGCGGCCGGCGCCTCGCTGGTGCCCCAGGGCGGCAACACCGGCCTGGCCGTGGGCTCCACGCCCGACCAGAGCGGCACCCAGGTCGTGCTGACGCTGCAGCGCATGAACGCGATCCGCGCCATCGACGCCGCCAACCTGACCGTCACGGTGGAGGCCGGCTGCGTGCTGCAGACCCTGCAGGAAGCCGCCGAGCGCGCGGGCTTCCTGTTCCCGCTGAGCCTGGCGGCCGAGGGCAGCTGCACCATCGGCGGCAACCTGGCGACCAACGCCGGCGGCACGCAGGTGCTGCGCTACGGCAACGCGCGCGACCTGTGCCTGGGGCTGGAGGTGGTGACGCCGCAGGGCGAGGTCTGGGAAGGCACCAGCGGCCTGCGCAAGGACAACACCGGCTACGACCTGCGCGACCTGCTCATCGGCAGCGAGGGCACGCTGGGCGTCATCACCGCCGCGACGATGAAGCTCTACCCGCGTCCGGCCGCGCGCCTGACCGCCTGGGCCGCCGTGCCCTCGCTCGACCACGCCGTCACGCTGCTGGGCCTGGCGCACCGCCAGCTCGGCGCCGGGCTGACGGGTTTCGAGGTGATGGGCCGTTTCGCCCTGGGGCTGGTCGGCAAGCACATGCCGCAACTGCGCGTGCCGTTCCTGGACGACGAGGCCGTGCCGTACTGCGTGCTGCTGGAGAACTCCGACAGCGAGTCGGAGGCGCACGCGCGCGAACGCTTCGAGGCCCTGCTGGAGACCGCCTTCGAGGACGGCTGCGTGAGCGACGCCGTGGTGGCCGAGAACATCGCGCAGGCGCGCTCGCTGTGGCACGTGCGCGAGAGCATCCCGCTCGCGCAGGCCGAGGAAGGCCTCAACATCAAGCACGACATCTCGATCGCGGTCTCGCGCATCCCGGCCTTCGTCGCCGAGACCGACGCCCTGCTGCGGCGCGAGATCCCCGGCGTGCGGCTGGTCAACTTCGGCCACCTGGGCGACGGCAACCTGCACTACAACGTGCAGGCGCCGGCCGAGGGCGACACACGGGCCTTCCTGCGCGAGCAGGAGGACCGCGTCAACACCCTGGTCTACGACGCGGTGGAACGCTTCGGCGGCTCGTTCTCGGCCGAGCACGGCATCGGCGCGCTCAAGCTGCACAAGCTGGAGAAGCACAAGTCGCCGGTCGCGCTGGCCATGATGCGGGCCATCAAGCAGGGGCTCGATCCGCTCAACACCCTCAACCCGGGCCGCGTGCTGCGCGCGGCCGACCACGCGGAGGTGGTGCGATGAGCGACACCGGCAACCCCGGCGGCGGCGCGGGCCGCCCGGTCCGCTCGCAGTACGAGGATTTCATGCGCCTGGTCGCGACCACCGGCGTCCACAAGGCCGACCGCACCGGCACCGGCACGACGAGCGTGTTCGGCCACCAGATGCGCTTCGACCTGAACGAGGGCTTTCCGCTGGTGACGACCAAGAAGGTCCACCTGCGCTCCATCGTCCAGGAGCTGCTGTGGTTCCTGACCGGCTCCAGCGACAACAACTGGCTCAAGGCGCGCGGCGTCACGATCTGGGACGAGTGGGCCGGCGAGGACGGCGACCTCGGCCCGGTCTACGGCGTGCAGTGGCGCAGCTGGCCGACGCCCGACGGCGGCCACATCGACCAGATCGCCGAGGTGATCCGCACCCTGAAGACCAACCCCGATTCGCGCCGCATCATCGTGAGCGCCTGGAACGTGGCGGACCTGTCGAAGATGGCGCTGATGCCCTGCCACGCCTTCTTCCAGTTCTACGTCGCGCCGGCGGCCGAGTCCGGCGGGCGCGGAAAACTCAGCTGCCAGCTCTACCAGCGCAGCGCCGACATCTTCCTGGGCGTGCCCTTCAACATCGCCAGCTACGCCCTGCTCACGCACATGGTGGCCCAGCAGTGCGACCTCGACGTCGGCGACTTCATCTGGACCGGCGGCGACTGCCACATCTACAGCAACCACGCCGAGCAGGTCGCGCTGCAGCTCACGCGCACGCCCCACCCCTACCCGGTGCTGGAGATCAAGCGCCGGCCGGAATCGATCTTCGACTACCGCTTCGAGGACTTCGAGGTCCACGACTACGTGCACCATCCGGCCATCAAGGCGCCGGTGGCGGTCTGAGGGGCGGTGCGACGATGGCCGGCCCGACGCCCCGCGTCCACCTCATCTACGCCCGCGCCGCCAACGGCGTGATCGGCCGCGACGGCGACCTGCCCTGGCACCTGCCGGAGGACCTGGCGCACTTCAAGCGCACCACCGCCGGCGCGCCGGTGATCATGGGCCGGCGCACCTGGGATTCGCTGCCGCCGCGCTTCCGGCCGCTGCCGGGGCGCGACAACATCGTCGTGACGCGGCAGGCCGGCTGGAACGCCCCCGGCGCCCGGACGGCCGACGGCCTCGAAGCCGCCCTGGCGCTGTGCGCCGGCGCGCCCGAGGCCTGGGTGATCGGCGGCGCGCAGGTCTACGCCCAGGCCGCCGGGATGGCACGGCGCGCCGTCGTCACCGAGATCGGCCGCGACTTCGAGGGCGACGCCCACGCGCCGGTGCTCGACCCCGCGCGCTGGCGCGAGACCGCGCGCGAGCCGCACGTCTCGGCCGACGGCCTGCCGTTCGACTTCGTCACCTACGACGCCCACCCATGACCGGCACCCACCGCACCCACCGCCCCGACCTGCGCGACCTGCTGTCGATCGAGCACCCGCTGGTCCAGGCGCCGATGGCCGGCGTGCAGGGCGCGGCGATGGCGATCGCGGTCTCCAACGCCGGCGGCCTGGGCTCGCTGCCGTGCGCCATGCTCGCGCCCGACGCGCTGCGCGCCGAACTGCAGGCCATCGCCGCGGGCACGTCGCGCCCCTACAACGTCAACTTCTTCTGCCACGTCCCGCCCACGCCCGACGCCGCGCGCGAGGCGGCCTGGCGCGTGGCCCTGGCGCCCTATGCCGCCGAGCTGGGGGTCGACCTCGCGGGCGTGCCGGCCGGCGGCGGACGGCGGCCCTTCGACGACGCGATGGCCGACGTGCTGGAGGACTTCCGTCCGCCGGTCGTGAGCTTCCATTTCGGGCTGCCGGACGCCGCGCTGCTCGCGCGCGTCAGGTCCTGGGGCGCCCGGGTGCTGGGCTGCGCGACCACCGTGGCCGAGGCCCGCTGGCTGGTGGCCCACGGCGCCGACGCCGTGATCGCCCAGGGCCTGGAGGCGGGCGGCCATCGCGGCCTGTTCCTGAGCGACGACCTGTCGACGCAGATCGGCACGCTGGCCCTGGTGCCGCAGGTCGCCGCGGCCGTCGATGCGCCGGTGATCGCCGCCGGGGGCATCGCCGACGCGCGCGGCGCGACGGCGGCATTGGCGGTCGGCGCGGCGGGCGTGCAGATCGGCACGGCCTACCTGCTGTGCCACGAGGCCACGACCACCGCGCTGCACCGCGCGGCGCTGCGCGGACCGCGCGCCGAACACACCGTGCTGACCAACCTCATCAGCGGACGGCCCGCGCGCGGCCTGCGCAACCGGCTGCTCGACGAACTCGGGCCGCTGAGCGCCCTCGCGCCCGCGTTCCCGCTGGCCACCGCCGCGCTCGCGCCGCTGAAGGCCGCCGCCGAGCGGCTCGGACGCGACGATTTCTCCACGCTGTGGGCGGGGCAGAACGCCACCGGCTGCGACGCGGTGTCGGCCGCGGAGATGACGCGGCGCCTGGCCGAAGCGTTCTAGGTCGCACCCCGGGCCGGCCGCCGTCGGCCGACCGGGCCCCGGGTCATCCGGCGCGCGGGCGACGCTGCGCCATCGAAGGACGATAGGATGTTTGGTTCCATCCCAACTTCCTGGAAAGACGCAAGCGAACATGACCAGCTACACCGACACCCGGCTTCTGATCAACGGCGAGTGGTGCGATGCCGCGAGCGGCAAGACCATCGATGTGGTCAATCCGGCCACGGGCCAGCGCATCGGCAAGGTCGCCCACGCCGGCATCGCCGACCTCGACCGCGCCCTGGCCGCCGCGCAGAGCGGCTTCGAGGCCTGGCGCAAGATCCCCGCCAACGAGCGTGCCGCGACCATGCGCAAGGCCGCCGGCCTGGTGCGCGAGCGCGCCGACGCCATCGCCCGCCTGCTGACGCAGGAGCAGGGCAAGCCCTTCGTCGAGGCGCGCGGCGAGGCGCTGGCCGCCGCCGACATCCTCGAGTGGTTCGCCGACGAGGGCCGCCGCGTCTACGGGCG harbors:
- a CDS encoding O-acetylhomoserine aminocarboxypropyltransferase, with translation MPGYSDPGFDTLALHAGASPDPATGARAVPIHLTTSFVFESSDHAAALFNLERAGHVYSRISNPTNAVLEQRVAALEGGIGAIATASGQAALHLSVATLMGAGSHIVASTALYGGSQNLLNYTMRRFGIDTTFVAPGDLDGWRAAIRPDTKLLFGETVGNPGLDVLDIPAVSDIAHAAGVPLLVDSTLTSPYLIRPFDHGADLVYHSATKFLSGHGTVIGGVVVDGGSFDWERSGRFAELTQAYDGFHGMVFSEESTVGAFLLRARREGLRDFGASMSPHTAWLILQGIETLPLRMERHIDNTQKVVEFLAEHPFVARVGHPLMPSHPSHALAGRLLRHGARGAGAVFSFDLKGSRAQGKAFVEGLRLFSHLANVGDCRSLVIHPASTTHFRMTDAALAGAGISQGTIRLSIGLEDPADLIDDLKRALKAAEKAEA
- a CDS encoding alpha/beta hydrolase, which produces MHFIVQGHATYAYTGGKAFDAGRPTVVFVHGVLNDHSVWILQSRWFANHGWNVLAIDLPGHCRSAGAPPESVAAASRFVVELLDAAGIDRAALVGHSFGSLIALETAARAPARVTHLAMVGTAYPMKVSPALLAGSLATPLRAIDQINVFSHSSLAPPPSSGPGNWLQGGSRALMRRVLASNRETNVFHTGFKACDDYAGGEAAMDAVAAAGCPLLFLLGAADQMTPPRAARDLAARAPQAKVVTVAAGHALMSEAPDAVLFALRDFLGA
- a CDS encoding thioredoxin family protein, which translates into the protein MTAAPPPAVPSRDPSSWVVCLCAQWCGTCRDYRPLFESVARAHPHLRFAWVDIEDDADIAGDFDIETFPTVLVADAGGTRFMGPLLPHAATLARTLAALRAARPSDAGVAALLDALAAAPARFEVTGSGA
- a CDS encoding DUF2069 domain-containing protein; protein product: MQPSTRPTASVAATRALAVGSLIGLIVLGLAWEMWLAPLRPGGSVLALKVLPLVVPLAGLLKHRMYTYRWVSLMVWLYFTEGVVRAWSDAVPLSRALAGLEIALCLALFAACAWHVRLRLRHGIDPVAAPRLETPNP
- a CDS encoding FAD-binding oxidoreductase, with the translated sequence MTSSSSHSLLLDALRAIVGASHVLTDDGGSDLTAYEREWRGRLRGKALAVVRPATARQVADVVKACAAAGASLVPQGGNTGLAVGSTPDQSGTQVVLTLQRMNAIRAIDAANLTVTVEAGCVLQTLQEAAERAGFLFPLSLAAEGSCTIGGNLATNAGGTQVLRYGNARDLCLGLEVVTPQGEVWEGTSGLRKDNTGYDLRDLLIGSEGTLGVITAATMKLYPRPAARLTAWAAVPSLDHAVTLLGLAHRQLGAGLTGFEVMGRFALGLVGKHMPQLRVPFLDDEAVPYCVLLENSDSESEAHARERFEALLETAFEDGCVSDAVVAENIAQARSLWHVRESIPLAQAEEGLNIKHDISIAVSRIPAFVAETDALLRREIPGVRLVNFGHLGDGNLHYNVQAPAEGDTRAFLREQEDRVNTLVYDAVERFGGSFSAEHGIGALKLHKLEKHKSPVALAMMRAIKQGLDPLNTLNPGRVLRAADHAEVVR
- a CDS encoding thymidylate synthase; amino-acid sequence: MRLVATTGVHKADRTGTGTTSVFGHQMRFDLNEGFPLVTTKKVHLRSIVQELLWFLTGSSDNNWLKARGVTIWDEWAGEDGDLGPVYGVQWRSWPTPDGGHIDQIAEVIRTLKTNPDSRRIIVSAWNVADLSKMALMPCHAFFQFYVAPAAESGGRGKLSCQLYQRSADIFLGVPFNIASYALLTHMVAQQCDLDVGDFIWTGGDCHIYSNHAEQVALQLTRTPHPYPVLEIKRRPESIFDYRFEDFEVHDYVHHPAIKAPVAV
- a CDS encoding dihydrofolate reductase gives rise to the protein MAGPTPRVHLIYARAANGVIGRDGDLPWHLPEDLAHFKRTTAGAPVIMGRRTWDSLPPRFRPLPGRDNIVVTRQAGWNAPGARTADGLEAALALCAGAPEAWVIGGAQVYAQAAGMARRAVVTEIGRDFEGDAHAPVLDPARWRETAREPHVSADGLPFDFVTYDAHP
- a CDS encoding nitronate monooxygenase, with product MTGTHRTHRPDLRDLLSIEHPLVQAPMAGVQGAAMAIAVSNAGGLGSLPCAMLAPDALRAELQAIAAGTSRPYNVNFFCHVPPTPDAAREAAWRVALAPYAAELGVDLAGVPAGGGRRPFDDAMADVLEDFRPPVVSFHFGLPDAALLARVRSWGARVLGCATTVAEARWLVAHGADAVIAQGLEAGGHRGLFLSDDLSTQIGTLALVPQVAAAVDAPVIAAGGIADARGATAALAVGAAGVQIGTAYLLCHEATTTALHRAALRGPRAEHTVLTNLISGRPARGLRNRLLDELGPLSALAPAFPLATAALAPLKAAAERLGRDDFSTLWAGQNATGCDAVSAAEMTRRLAEAF